A section of the Streptomyces sp. V3I8 genome encodes:
- a CDS encoding SGNH/GDSL hydrolase family protein, whose translation MRRSRLTAYVTSLVVATALALTGAAAAQASGQAAATGYVALGDSYSSGVGAGSYISSSGDCKRSTKAYPSLWAAANSPSSFSFTACSGARTSDVLANQLSPLGSGTGLVSISVGGNDAGFSDVMTTCVLQSDSACVARVNTAKAYVDSTLPARLDSVYSAISDRAPSAQVVVLGYPRFYQLSGSCLAGLSETERAAINGAADHLNSAIAKRAADHGFTFGDVRPTFTGHEICSGSAWLHSVNWLNIGESYHPTAAGQSGGYLPVLDSVA comes from the coding sequence ATGAGACGTTCCCGACTTACGGCATACGTGACCTCGCTCGTCGTCGCCACCGCCCTCGCCCTCACCGGGGCGGCGGCGGCCCAGGCGTCCGGGCAGGCCGCCGCCACGGGCTATGTGGCCCTCGGCGACTCCTACTCCTCCGGTGTCGGCGCCGGCAGCTACATCAGCTCCAGCGGCGACTGCAAGCGCAGCACGAAGGCCTACCCCTCCCTCTGGGCGGCCGCGAACTCACCCTCGTCGTTCAGTTTCACGGCGTGCTCGGGTGCTCGTACGAGTGATGTCCTGGCCAATCAGCTGAGCCCGCTGGGCTCCGGCACCGGCCTCGTCTCGATCTCCGTCGGCGGCAACGACGCCGGCTTCTCCGACGTCATGACGACCTGCGTCCTGCAGTCCGACAGCGCCTGCGTGGCCCGCGTCAACACCGCGAAGGCGTACGTCGACTCGACACTGCCGGCCCGGCTCGACTCGGTCTACTCGGCGATCAGCGACAGGGCTCCGTCGGCCCAGGTGGTCGTCCTCGGCTATCCCCGGTTCTACCAGCTCAGCGGCAGTTGCCTGGCCGGTCTCTCGGAGACGGAACGCGCCGCCATCAACGGCGCCGCCGACCACCTGAACAGCGCCATCGCCAAGCGGGCCGCCGACCACGGCTTCACGTTCGGCGACGTACGCCCCACCTTCACGGGCCACGAGATCTGTTCCGGCAGCGCCTGGCTGCACAGTGTCAACTGGCTGAACATCGGCGAGTCCTACCACCCGACCGCGGCCGGCCAGTCGGGCGGCTACCTCCCCGTCCTCGACTCGGTGGCCTGA